The proteins below come from a single Actinomycetes bacterium genomic window:
- a CDS encoding PspA/IM30 family protein, whose product MKRLKMIFSAKANKALDRAEDPRETLDYSYERQLEMLQKVRRGVADVATSRKRLELQQAQLQQQSDKLETQSRQALGAGREDLAREALTRRSGVQQQQQDLAAQHAALQAEEEKLVLASQRLQAKVDAFRTRKETIKATYTAAEAQTKIGEAFSGISEEMGDVGLAVQRAEDKTQSMQARAGAIDELLASGALDDASGTAKDDITAELERMSSQSDVELELARLKGELGAGKAPDAIEAGGTSDATGAPVAEAAPAEPARTEGDRP is encoded by the coding sequence ATGAAGCGGCTCAAGATGATCTTCAGTGCCAAGGCCAACAAGGCGCTCGACCGGGCCGAGGACCCGCGCGAGACCCTGGACTACTCCTACGAGCGCCAGCTCGAGATGCTGCAGAAGGTGCGCCGCGGCGTCGCCGACGTCGCCACCTCGCGCAAGCGGCTCGAGCTCCAGCAGGCCCAGCTGCAGCAGCAGTCGGACAAGCTCGAGACCCAGAGCCGGCAGGCGCTCGGCGCCGGTCGCGAGGACCTGGCCCGCGAGGCTCTGACCCGGCGCTCCGGCGTCCAGCAGCAGCAGCAGGACCTGGCCGCCCAGCATGCCGCGCTGCAGGCCGAGGAGGAGAAGCTCGTCCTCGCCTCGCAGCGGCTGCAGGCCAAGGTCGACGCGTTCCGCACCCGCAAGGAGACGATCAAGGCGACCTACACCGCCGCCGAGGCGCAGACCAAGATCGGCGAGGCCTTCTCCGGCATCAGCGAGGAGATGGGCGACGTCGGGCTGGCGGTCCAGCGGGCCGAGGACAAGACCCAGAGCATGCAGGCCCGGGCCGGGGCCATCGACGAGCTGCTCGCCAGCGGCGCCCTCGACGACGCCAGCGGCACCGCGAAGGACGACATCACCGCCGAGCTGGAGCGGATGTCCAGCCAGAGCGACGTGGAGCTCGAGCTGGCCCGGCTCAAGGGCGAGCTCGGTGCCGGCAAGGCGCCGGACGCGATCGAGGCTGGCGGCACGTCGGACGCGACCGGTGCACCGGTCGCCGAGGCGGCCCCGGCCGAGCCGGCCAGGACCGAAGGGGACCGGCCGTGA
- a CDS encoding DUF3043 domain-containing protein, producing MFGRSKESTAPAADPAGDDATKAGGKGRPTPKRREVEKGRRRAITAPRDRKEAAKQSRERQRDERTRSMQALRAGDERHLPARDRGPVKKYARDLVDARRSVAEFFLPLALLIFVLTIVPVPALQLAGSYLWLALVVMVVVDSVVLVMRLRRGLARSYPDESHRGAVPYALMRSMQIRRFRLPPPRLRSGRRRARG from the coding sequence GTGTTCGGACGCAGCAAGGAGTCGACGGCGCCGGCCGCCGACCCGGCGGGCGACGACGCGACCAAGGCGGGCGGCAAGGGCCGCCCCACGCCCAAGCGACGCGAGGTCGAGAAGGGACGCCGGCGCGCGATCACCGCGCCCCGCGACCGCAAGGAGGCCGCCAAGCAGTCCCGCGAGCGGCAGCGCGACGAGCGCACCAGGTCGATGCAGGCCCTGCGCGCCGGCGACGAGCGTCACCTGCCGGCCCGCGACCGCGGCCCGGTCAAGAAGTACGCCCGCGACCTGGTCGACGCCCGGCGCTCCGTCGCCGAGTTCTTCCTGCCGCTGGCCCTGCTCATCTTCGTCCTGACGATCGTCCCGGTGCCCGCGCTGCAGCTCGCGGGCTCCTACCTGTGGCTGGCTCTGGTCGTCATGGTGGTCGTCGACTCAGTCGTGCTGGTGATGCGGCTGCGCCGCGGCCTGGCCCGCAGCTACCCCGACGAGAGCCACCGCGGGGCGGTGCCCTACGCGCTGATGCGCAGCATGCAGATCCGCCGGTTCCGGCTGCCGCCGCCGCGGCTGCGCTCCGGGCGCCGCCGCGCCCGCGGGTGA
- a CDS encoding aldo/keto reductase family protein: MRFRYLGNSGLKISEITYGNWLTHGSQVENEAAVACVRAALDAGITTFDTADVYANTKAETVLGDALKGERRQSLEIFTKVYWPTGPGGPNDVGLSRKHIRESIDASLPRLQTDYVDLYQAHRYDTETPLEETMQAFADVVRSGKALYIGVSEWTAEQIRAGHELAQDLGIQLISSQPQYSMLWRVIEGEVVPACRELGVSQIVWSPIAQGVLTGKYVPGQEPPAGSRATDEKGGADMISRFMNDDVLRRVQDLKRVADELDLTMAQLAVAWVLQNDNVASAIIGASRPEQVTENVKAAGVEIPVDAMKRIDAVLGDVVEHDPAMTAKNVPQRRPTE, translated from the coding sequence ATGCGCTTCAGATACCTCGGCAACAGTGGCCTGAAGATCTCCGAGATCACCTACGGCAACTGGCTGACCCACGGCTCCCAGGTCGAGAACGAGGCGGCGGTCGCCTGCGTCCGCGCCGCTCTCGACGCCGGCATCACGACCTTCGACACCGCCGACGTCTACGCCAACACCAAGGCGGAGACGGTCCTGGGCGACGCGTTGAAGGGCGAGCGGCGGCAGTCGCTGGAGATCTTCACCAAGGTCTACTGGCCGACGGGGCCGGGCGGCCCCAACGACGTCGGCCTGTCCCGCAAGCACATCCGCGAGTCGATCGATGCCTCGCTGCCGCGGCTGCAGACCGACTACGTCGACCTCTACCAGGCTCACCGCTACGACACCGAGACGCCGCTCGAGGAGACGATGCAGGCCTTCGCCGACGTCGTCCGCTCGGGCAAGGCGCTCTACATCGGCGTCAGTGAGTGGACCGCCGAGCAGATCCGGGCCGGGCACGAGCTCGCGCAGGACCTCGGCATCCAGCTGATCTCCTCGCAGCCGCAGTACTCCATGCTCTGGCGGGTCATCGAGGGCGAGGTCGTGCCGGCCTGCCGCGAGCTCGGCGTCTCGCAGATCGTCTGGTCGCCGATCGCCCAGGGCGTGCTCACCGGCAAGTACGTGCCCGGCCAGGAGCCGCCGGCCGGCTCGCGGGCCACCGACGAGAAGGGCGGCGCCGACATGATCTCGCGGTTCATGAACGACGACGTCCTGCGCCGCGTCCAGGACCTCAAGCGGGTAGCCGACGAGCTCGACCTGACGATGGCCCAGCTGGCCGTCGCCTGGGTGCTGCAGAACGACAACGTCGCCTCGGCCATCATCGGCGCCTCCCGGCCGGAGCAGGTCACGGAGAACGTCAAGGCGGCCGGTGTGGAGATACCGGTCGACGCGATGAAGCGGATCGACGCGGTGCTCGGCGACGTCGTGGAGCACGACCCGGCGATGACGGCGAAGAACGTGCCGCAGCGCCGCCCGACCGAGTGA
- a CDS encoding ankyrin repeat domain-containing protein — MRVAEAVVGAVVATLAVAVVAGCSSAGGDSSSGRTSDSARPTTSATSPTTSAGTTSTSAAPATSGPLVRNLALDPPLIRAARRGEPDRVRALLARGASVRARDDRGRTALVAAAYENNVRVAGVLVEAGADVNRKDDTVQSAYLIATSEVGDDTRLLDLTLAAGGDVRSLDSFHGTGLIRAADRGYPGVVRRLLATDIRVDHVNELGWTALHEAVILGDGSRRYVRVVRLLVEAGADANKPSRRDGVRPLQHATSRGYDEIARVLRAAGAR, encoded by the coding sequence GTGCGCGTCGCGGAGGCGGTGGTGGGAGCGGTGGTCGCGACGCTGGCCGTCGCGGTCGTCGCCGGGTGCTCGTCGGCCGGTGGTGACAGCTCCTCGGGGCGTACGTCCGACAGTGCTCGACCGACGACGTCCGCCACGTCCCCGACGACGTCGGCGGGCACCACGTCCACCAGCGCAGCACCGGCCACGTCGGGACCGCTGGTCCGCAACCTGGCACTCGACCCGCCGCTGATCCGCGCGGCCCGGCGCGGCGAGCCCGACCGGGTGCGTGCCCTGCTCGCCCGCGGCGCCTCGGTGCGGGCGCGCGACGACCGCGGCCGCACGGCGCTCGTGGCGGCTGCCTACGAGAACAACGTCCGGGTGGCCGGCGTGCTCGTCGAGGCGGGTGCCGACGTGAACCGCAAGGACGACACCGTGCAGAGCGCCTACCTGATCGCGACCAGCGAGGTGGGTGACGACACCCGGCTGCTGGACCTGACCCTCGCCGCCGGCGGCGACGTGCGCAGCCTGGACAGCTTCCACGGTACCGGGCTGATCCGGGCCGCCGACCGCGGCTACCCCGGGGTGGTGCGGCGGCTGCTGGCGACCGACATCCGGGTCGACCACGTCAACGAGCTCGGCTGGACCGCGCTGCACGAGGCGGTGATCCTCGGCGACGGCAGCCGGCGCTACGTCCGGGTGGTCCGCCTGCTCGTCGAGGCCGGCGCCGACGCCAACAAGCCGTCGCGGCGGGACGGCGTACGGCCGCTGCAGCACGCCACCAGTCGCGGCTACGACGAGATCGCCCGGGTGCTGCGCGCCGCCGGCGCCCGCTGA
- a CDS encoding methyltransferase, with protein sequence MTGSPSSTGSTPGFEPGRDLWLARLGNLRNVVRQHLVATQLDAARRDLLGDRGDRPLTVLDVGAGQGTQALRLAREGHRVTAVDIAEDMLAPFRAALESEPPAVRRQVTLKVGDVRDLPGEATATGLTTYDLVLCHGVLMYLDDPGRALAGLAAATAPGGVLSLVARNREAMALRHAMRRQWAEALEAFDATGYVNELGVAARADNVDDLTRRLAGHGLAVERWHGVRVLSDGVPLDEPVPPPDELVDLLAAEERAGRTDPYRGVGPLVHLLARRRLVNAPD encoded by the coding sequence GTGACCGGCTCCCCCTCTTCGACCGGCTCGACCCCCGGCTTCGAGCCGGGCCGTGACCTGTGGCTCGCCCGGCTCGGCAACCTGCGCAACGTCGTGCGCCAGCACCTCGTCGCGACCCAGCTCGACGCGGCACGGCGCGACCTCCTCGGCGACCGCGGGGACCGTCCGCTCACCGTGCTCGACGTCGGCGCCGGCCAGGGCACCCAGGCGCTGCGGCTGGCCCGCGAGGGGCACCGGGTGACCGCGGTCGACATCGCCGAGGACATGCTGGCGCCGTTCCGCGCCGCGCTCGAGTCGGAGCCGCCAGCGGTACGTCGTCAGGTCACGCTGAAGGTCGGGGACGTGCGCGACCTGCCGGGTGAGGCGACGGCGACCGGCCTGACGACGTACGACCTGGTGCTGTGCCACGGCGTGCTGATGTACCTCGACGACCCCGGCCGGGCGCTGGCCGGGCTGGCCGCGGCGACCGCGCCGGGTGGCGTGCTGTCGCTGGTCGCCCGTAACCGCGAGGCGATGGCGTTGCGGCACGCGATGCGTCGGCAGTGGGCGGAGGCTCTCGAGGCCTTCGACGCGACCGGCTACGTCAACGAGCTCGGCGTGGCCGCCCGGGCCGACAACGTCGACGACCTGACCCGCCGGCTGGCCGGGCACGGCCTGGCCGTCGAGCGCTGGCACGGCGTCCGGGTGCTCAGCGACGGCGTACCCCTGGACGAGCCGGTGCCCCCGCCGGACGAGCTGGTGGACCTGCTGGCCGCCGAGGAGCGCGCCGGGCGCACCGACCCCTACCGCGGGGTCGGACCGCTGGTGCACCTGCTCGCCCGGCGCCGGCTGGTCAACGCTCCCGACTGA
- the htpX gene encoding zinc metalloprotease HtpX, which yields MARSRYLPDRGLTARMGLTMFLLGLLYVALIAVVTTQVGLGLGLVIAGGALFAQWFFSDRIALYAMNGRVVTPEEAPQLHGIVDRLCALSDMPKPTVAIADTDVPNAFATGRTPQRAVVCATSGLMKRLDERELEGVLAHELSHVAHRDVTVMTVASVVGVLAGFLTRIVLFSGLGRRGGRDQNGAPVVLIVLLVSIVVYALSFVLTRALSRYRELSADRAGAFLTGQPSALASALTKITGEMGRIPNRDLREAEPYNAFFFAPAIASGFSLSSLFSTHPTLERRLEQLGSISAQLGRPTT from the coding sequence ATGGCCCGCTCGCGATACCTGCCCGACCGAGGCCTGACCGCCCGGATGGGCCTCACGATGTTCCTGCTCGGCCTGCTCTACGTCGCGCTGATCGCCGTCGTCACGACCCAGGTGGGTCTCGGCCTGGGGCTGGTCATCGCCGGCGGTGCGCTGTTCGCCCAGTGGTTCTTCTCCGACCGGATCGCGCTCTACGCCATGAACGGTCGGGTGGTGACCCCCGAGGAGGCGCCGCAGCTGCACGGCATCGTCGACCGGCTGTGCGCCCTGTCCGACATGCCGAAGCCCACTGTGGCGATCGCCGACACCGACGTGCCCAACGCGTTCGCCACCGGCCGGACTCCCCAGCGCGCTGTGGTCTGCGCGACGTCCGGGCTCATGAAGCGGCTCGACGAGCGCGAGCTGGAGGGTGTGCTCGCCCACGAGCTGTCGCACGTCGCGCACCGCGACGTGACCGTGATGACGGTCGCCTCCGTGGTCGGCGTGCTCGCCGGGTTCCTGACCCGGATCGTGCTGTTCAGCGGTCTGGGCCGTCGCGGCGGGCGGGACCAGAACGGCGCTCCCGTGGTGCTGATCGTGCTGCTGGTGAGCATCGTGGTCTACGCGCTGAGCTTCGTGCTGACCCGCGCCCTGTCGCGCTACCGGGAGCTGTCGGCCGACCGCGCCGGGGCCTTCCTCACCGGCCAGCCGTCGGCGCTCGCGTCGGCCCTCACGAAGATCACCGGTGAGATGGGCCGGATCCCCAACCGCGACCTGCGCGAGGCCGAGCCCTACAACGCCTTCTTCTTCGCGCCGGCGATCGCGAGCGGCTTCAGCCTGTCGTCGCTGTTCTCGACCCACCCGACGCTCGAGCGCCGGCTGGAGCAGCTGGGCAGCATCTCGGCCCAGCTCGGCCGCCCCACCACGTGA
- the nadA gene encoding quinolinate synthase NadA: MTVTDLPEGVEPSPLMRLLIGRNEPDLRTERGVECPGDLPSPSDPDLVGRARAAKAALGDQVFVLGHHYQRDEVIQFADVTGDSFKLAQQAAARPESHYVVFCGVHFMAESADILTAADQQVVLPDLAAGCSMADMAAASQVEDCWDALVAAGVADGVVPVSYMNSSADIKAFTGRHGGTICTSSNAKASLEWAFGKGEKVLFLPDQHLGRNTAVLQLGMSTDDCVLWDPHKPQGGLTTQQLRDARMILWRGHCSVHGRFSLDSVHEVRERIPGVNVLVHPECKHEVVTAADHVGSTEVIIQTLEAAPAGSAWALGTELNLVKRLAARHTDKQVVFLDRTVCFCSTMNRIDLPHLVWSLESLVEGRVVNRIRVDDDTAHWAKVALEQMLALPSSKARKD, encoded by the coding sequence GTGACCGTCACCGACCTCCCCGAGGGCGTCGAGCCCTCGCCGCTCATGCGGCTGCTCATCGGGCGCAACGAGCCTGACCTGCGCACCGAGCGCGGAGTCGAGTGTCCCGGTGACCTGCCGTCGCCGAGCGACCCCGACCTCGTCGGGCGGGCGCGGGCGGCGAAGGCGGCGCTGGGCGACCAGGTCTTCGTGCTCGGGCACCACTACCAGCGCGACGAGGTCATCCAGTTCGCCGACGTGACCGGCGACTCGTTCAAGCTGGCGCAGCAGGCGGCGGCGCGGCCCGAGTCGCACTACGTCGTGTTCTGCGGCGTGCACTTCATGGCCGAGTCGGCCGACATCCTGACCGCCGCCGACCAGCAGGTCGTGCTGCCCGACCTCGCGGCCGGCTGCTCGATGGCCGACATGGCCGCGGCCAGCCAGGTCGAGGACTGCTGGGACGCGCTGGTCGCCGCCGGTGTCGCCGACGGCGTGGTGCCGGTGTCCTACATGAACTCCTCGGCCGACATCAAGGCCTTCACCGGGCGCCACGGCGGCACGATCTGCACGTCGTCCAACGCCAAGGCGTCGCTCGAGTGGGCGTTCGGCAAGGGCGAGAAGGTGCTGTTTCTCCCCGACCAGCACCTCGGCCGCAACACCGCGGTCCTGCAGCTCGGCATGTCGACCGACGACTGCGTGCTCTGGGACCCGCACAAGCCGCAGGGCGGGCTCACCACCCAGCAGCTGCGCGACGCCCGGATGATCCTGTGGCGCGGGCACTGCTCGGTGCACGGGCGGTTCAGCCTCGACTCGGTGCACGAGGTGCGCGAGCGGATCCCGGGCGTCAACGTGCTCGTGCACCCCGAGTGCAAGCACGAGGTCGTGACGGCTGCCGACCACGTCGGGTCGACCGAGGTCATCATCCAGACCCTGGAGGCCGCGCCCGCCGGGTCGGCGTGGGCGCTGGGCACCGAGCTCAACCTGGTCAAGCGGCTGGCCGCCCGGCACACCGACAAGCAGGTCGTCTTCCTGGACCGCACCGTGTGCTTCTGCTCGACGATGAACCGCATCGACCTGCCGCACCTGGTGTGGTCGCTCGAGTCGCTCGTCGAGGGGCGCGTGGTCAACCGGATCCGTGTCGACGACGACACCGCCCACTGGGCCAAGGTCGCGCTGGAGCAGATGCTCGCGCTGCCGAGCAGCAAGGCGCGCAAGGACTGA